The genomic region GCAACATCGTTAACCTGATGTTCAGACCTGGAGGACGCCTGTTTGAGGAGCCTTTGAACTTGCTGAAACAGGAAATGCGTGCTCCTGCCACCTACAACGCCGTCATAACAGCTATTGCACAAGGGGCAAGCCGTTTAAACGAAATATCTACGCACGCGGGGCTTGAAACGGGCGCGGCAAGCAATGTTTTGTCAGCCCTCATGGAACTTGGCATAATCCGAAGGGAAATTCCAGCCACAGAAAAGAACAGCCGCAAGTCCATATACATAATCAACGACTTGATGTACCGTTTCTGGTTTTCGTTTGTTTGGGAAAACCAGACAAACATAAATAGGGGAATCGGAGACGCCGTCTACAAAAATTTCGTAAAAGGGAAACTCAACGAGTATATGGGGCACGTATTCGAAGAAATATGCTTGCAATACCTGTATACAGAAAAAGGCTTGGCACAACTCCCGTTCTTGCCCCATACCATGGGCCGCTGGTGGGGGACTAACGCAAAAGAGCGGAGAGAAGAAGAAATAGATATCTTGGGCTTGGGTGAAAAAGACTTGCTATTTTGCGAATGCAAGTGGACAAATAAACTGACAGATGTTGACGTTCTTAACGCCCTGATTGAAAAGTCAAAACTCCTAAACGCAAAGAACAAACACTACATTTTCTTCAGCAAATCTGGATATACAAAAAAATTCATTCAAATCGCAAAGAATCGAGATGATGTTGCTTTAGTGACGTTCGATGAAATGATTCGCGAAGGGTGATTTTCGCCATCTTACGAACACATCCTACGTAAAGTTGCAGCAGGCTTATATTTCTGAGGCTGTAGCTATTGGAACTTGGTCTGTTATTGGTTATAAGGGTCCTGGTGACAATACCAATGCTAACGCAGCAAACGGAGGCGCATCCTCCAAGACGAACAATTTTGAATACACTGATGCAACTGGTTACGCGAATAATACAGTCGCTTTGACTGGGAATGCTTCTGTAGTGGGTTTCACTGCTAAAAACATTGCCAAATTGAACGATTGCGCAGCATCGTCCACGTGGACCATTACTGTTGCACCGGGTTCTGCTGCCGGTGAAGCTACATTTACTCCGAATACGCTTGGCCAGAATTGTTTGCAGCTTACTCCGAACTGGAATCAGATCGGCAAGTAATAGCTTTATCATTGCAAAAGTAAAAGAGCCTTCCTTTGGAAGGCTCTTTTGCTAAATGATTTTATTCGACTTACTTGCCGATATTAGTGAAATTCGGGGTCAGTGCCGTGCATCCGACTGTATTTGTAGCGTTAATAGCGGCTTCGAATTTTGCTTCGCCGGCAGTTGCACCATTCTGCTTAACCGTGACAGTCCAGTTGTCTGCGTTGGGGCAGTCATTCAAGCGCTGCTTGTTGCCTGCCGTCCAACCAACCTTGCCTGCAGAAGACAGGGCTATGGTGTTGTTGGTGAAGCCAGTACCGTCCTTATAGGTGAAGTTTGTCGTTCCGGAAACTGCACCACCAGCAGTGGTGCTTGCTGTAGTTTCTTCACCCGGACCCTTGTAGCCAATAATTCCCCAGTTGCCCATCACCGTGGATTCAGAGATGTAAGCCTGCTGCAACTTTACGTAGGTTCCAGCAGCAGGACCAACTTCAGAAGCCTTGGACTTTGCAATCATACCGAAGAGTTTCGGCACTGCGACTGCAGCGAGGATACCGATGATGACCACGACGACCATCAATTCAATAAGAGTAAAACCTTTCTTCATAATGAACTCCTTGTTTAAGGTTTTTGTTGTTTTTGATCAACACTGATAATATAAACCTTTTGTTTCGGAAAAGCAATACCTTTGTCATTCTTTTGTCATTTTTTTGTCAGACGGTTTTTAAAATTGGCGATTTTTGCAAAATTTCGGCGTTTTGGATATTCCAACTTGGAGTAAGAAAAATGTTTTTTGTTTGAATTTTTTTGTTTCCGCATAAAAAAATCCCGCCGAAGCGGGACTTTTTTGGGAAATTTAACTCCGATTAAAGCGGTTTT from Hallerella porci harbors:
- a CDS encoding ATP-binding protein, with translation MFCGRKKELDSLAELYESGKFEFAVVYGRRRVGKTMLLNEFCKGKKTIFFTGIEASVSENLSQLSKAVLEHSDAKESSFDSFEKVLSYLDSLAQNERIVLVIDEYPYLAKSEASFPSLLQKHIDHAWKKSKLMLILCGSSMSFMENQVLGYKSPLYGRKTSQLKILPFSFFESRELCENFVAEEQALLYGALWGVPEYYSHLSNHEDLDGNIVNLMFRPGGRLFEEPLNLLKQEMRAPATYNAVITAIAQGASRLNEISTHAGLETGAASNVLSALMELGIIRREIPATEKNSRKSIYIINDLMYRFWFSFVWENQTNINRGIGDAVYKNFVKGKLNEYMGHVFEEICLQYLYTEKGLAQLPFLPHTMGRWWGTNAKERREEEIDILGLGEKDLLFCECKWTNKLTDVDVLNALIEKSKLLNAKNKHYIFFSKSGYTKKFIQIAKNRDDVALVTFDEMIREG
- a CDS encoding type IV pilin protein, which codes for MKKGFTLIELMVVVVIIGILAAVAVPKLFGMIAKSKASEVGPAAGTYVKLQQAYISESTVMGNWGIIGYKGPGEETTASTTAGGAVSGTTNFTYKDGTGFTNNTIALSSAGKVGWTAGNKQRLNDCPNADNWTVTVKQNGATAGEAKFEAAINATNTVGCTALTPNFTNIGK